In Crassostrea angulata isolate pt1a10 chromosome 6, ASM2561291v2, whole genome shotgun sequence, a genomic segment contains:
- the LOC128190161 gene encoding uncharacterized protein LOC128190161 has protein sequence MNKLENQTLASLTDSADGRKWWANFEFYPEAVGERKAAFRGYMYSGDNYFTQTDCVVKFSDPAVTEEDLVRHVEGIREVRRLAELFNATQNCVKVIVLLPCVAVMDKVAPFYNRVFRFLHKNYSRVIADDDCVLLEERVPEQFTSFVDPDGHSSDVCPQSLHQFAHFCFNETKGQLAVTNIQGIMKDNKLVLSSPVVHSVTQKYGPRDRGMQGIAIFFKNFSKTCCEDCKKNLSFVNASYPSAPPIVSNNTDHMTTEKTAADFMLMFEDSSRPAVPPSYSDIGGKESPPPPYDNTCFSALPNNQGLHLFGSKNSYINNKIQTV, from the coding sequence ATGAATAAACTCGAAAACCAGACCTTGGCGTCCCTCACGGACAGCGCAGACGGACGCAAATGGTGGGCCAACTTCGAGTTCTATCCGGAAGCGGTCGGTGAGCGGAAGGCTGCTTTCCGAGGTTACATGTACAGCGGGGACAATTACTTCACACAAACTGACTGTGTGGTCAAATTCAGCGATCCCGCCGTAACCGAGGAGGATTTAGTGAGACACGTGGAAGGAATCAGAGAAGTTCGTCGGCTAGCCGAATTGTTCAACGCAACGCAAAATTGCGTAAAAGTTATTGTCCTATTGCCTTGTGTTGCGGTAATGGATAAAGTTGCGCCGTTTTACAACCGCGTTTTCCGGTTTCTGCACAAGAATTACAGTCGTGTGATTGCGGACGATGATTGCGTTCTTCTTGAAGAGCGAGTTCCGGAACAGTTCACTTCCTTCGTCGACCCCGACGGGCATTCGAGCGACGTCTGTCCGCAGAGTTTACACCAGTTTGCGCATTTCTGCTTCAACGAAACCAAAGGGCAGCTGGCAGTGACAAATATACAGGGTATCATGAAGGACAATAAGCTCGTGCTTTCCTCCCCTGTCGTGCATTCCGTGACACAGAAGTACGGACCCCGCGACAGGGGGATGCAAGGAATTGCCATTTTTTTCAAGAACTTTTCCAAAACATGTTGCGAAGATTGCAAAAAGAATCTGTCTTTTGTGAACGCGTCGTATCCTAGCGCCCCGCCTATCGTTAGCAACAATACTGATCACATGACAACTGAAAAAACAGCAGCCGACTTCATGTTGATGTTTGAAGACAGTTCGAGGCCCGCCGTCCCTCCCAGTTATTCGGATATTGGGGGTAAGGAGAGCCCCCCGCCTCCATACGACAATACTTGCTTTTCAGCGCTACCAAACAACCAGGGCCTGCATTTGTTCGGTTCAAAAAATTCctacataaacaataaaattcaaacTGTTTGA